Genomic window (Pradoshia sp. D12):
AAGTAGGTGGATTCACAGAAACGTTTAATGTAACGAAAGAGGGGGCCACTTATCGATCTGAATTACCTTTTTTTGAGCAGGTGGACTACGGGGAAAAATATTTAGAAACAGCGGAATTGAAAGATTTAGCAAATCAGTATTCTTCCTTTATGAGAGGAAAAATTTATAGTAACCAGTTGTACAATGACACAAATCAAGTCATTTTTGTCGACTCCAAGTATGATTTTTCTACCAGACATGGAATGCATAATTTCAGTTTAAAAATTGATCAGCTCAATAAGAAAACAGAGGATACAACCTCTTTTGAAGTAAACCTGCCCAATCAGGAATATTCATCTTTTATTGAAATCCTTGATGTCCAAATCTCCACGAATGAATTATTTGTCATGACACGCAGTAATTCGAAAGATGGGACAGAAATACTTCAGGAATATACGATTAACCTTAAAAAGGAAAAACTAATTGACGATAATTCGATTTTGACAACTGAACAATCAACGGATCAGCAAGATATTTATATAACCAGTTTAACAGATACTAACCCGACGCAAGCTCGTACTCATTTTACATTTCAGATAGATAAGACTATCCATACAGATGAAAACAGTCAAACTGTTAGCCGTGACTTATATGTGTACAACTATAAAACAAAGAAATTAGATAGGTTGACCCTTCCGAGTGATTTAACGAAACAGCTATTACAAGAAGATGGTTCTAGTTTTAATATAGCTTATGATCAAACTTCATTATATGTTTCCGCTATTAAAGATGAGAACGGAAAGAAAATAGTCGCTATGGTTACGTATGATTTTGAGAAACAAAAAATCACAAAGGATCATAAAATCCAAGTGAACTCAGAAATGTTTGATCACAATATAAATGTATATCACAACAAAATGATTCTCACTTATAGAGGAGAAAAAAACAAACCTTATATAAGCATCTTTAATTTCGAAGACGGAAAATCCATTTTCGAAGGAACGATTGAGACAAAAAGCAACGATCAAAAGATAGACTATATGGATCTATATTTATATCAGATTATTGGTCTATAATGTAAAAATTGTTTTGTTAACTTCAAAAAGGGAATACAATAACCAAATGATGATTTGGAGGAATTTCCCATGTACTATGTTTATTTTGAAACGGAGCCAAGGCTTTTGCATGAAGGTACTAAATACAACGTGGAGGTTCCGACCAGAGAGTTGCAGGATCAAATAGCCAATGAACTTGAGAAATATGGAGAGGTTTTCAATGTACAAAAACTCGATGCTCCTGTGGATCAATTCCCGGTGCTGACAAAAGAAACCTATAAACGCAATATTTAAAAACGGAAAGGTGAATGGCTCAAGAGCCATTCACCTTTTCCACACCATGTGGAGATGCAATTTTATCAATCTGTTTTACGTGCGTATTCAAATGGGAGAATGACATATTCACATGTACCGACTATATCATCTTCATCTATGTAGCCCAATCCATTACGGCTATCCCTGCTGTTCAACCGATTATCTCCCATCACAAAATAATGATCATTAGGAACTTTCAATGGATCAAAGTCACCTGTTTTATTCATTTTCAGTAAATCAACTTCTCCTTGTTCATCAGGCAGATATGGCTCATCTTTTTGCTTGCCGTTTATATAAAGCGAGTCATTCTTATATTCAACCTTTTCTCCAGGTAACCCTATAATCCGCTTTATATAGTATTTATCTTTTCCATCATCTCGAATGACTACTATATCCTGACGATCAACTGAACCGCTATACGCCGCTAACTTATTGACCAAGACTTTTTCATTATTATAAAGTGTTGGTTCCATTGAGGCTCCTTCAACTATAAAAAAGGAAATGATAAATGTTTTTACAAGATAAGCTAAGACGATTGCAAATGCGATAGAGATAATCCAACTTCCTACTTCAGTTTTAAATAACTTCCTCAATCGCAGTCTCCTTCTTTCAAGCATGATTCCTCTAGTTGTTTCTACATATGATTCTTATATTTTATACCCATATAATATGCTAAGATACCTACAAACGATATTACATTTTCATTACGATTAATTTACATCTAGTAAGGGAATACAATAACATCCATTTATCATTCACGTGAGGAGTGAAACTCCAGTATGTTGTACTTATCGAAAAATCATGATCCAAATAAAAATGAAATTCTCTTATCTAGATGGCTTCCCTCAAACCAAACTCCAGCAAGTCTGGTAAAAGAGACGTTTTCATTGCTTAATGAAAAATTAAATAAGTTTTCCCCTCTTTCCATGCCTAATCGGAAGCCACTAAGGGATTTAAAATATGCATTTCCCCGTCTCTTATTGACAACAAGCAGACAGCCTGAGCTAAAAAATCCAGCTGATTTCACAATCTTGAACGGTCACCCTTTTCCAGCATGGAAAAAGAAATTAGATGAAGAGTATCAGCA
Coding sequences:
- the lepB gene encoding signal peptidase I, with product MRKLFKTEVGSWIISIAFAIVLAYLVKTFIISFFIVEGASMEPTLYNNEKVLVNKLAAYSGSVDRQDIVVIRDDGKDKYYIKRIIGLPGEKVEYKNDSLYINGKQKDEPYLPDEQGEVDLLKMNKTGDFDPLKVPNDHYFVMGDNRLNSRDSRNGLGYIDEDDIVGTCEYVILPFEYARKTD